One Yimella lutea DNA window includes the following coding sequences:
- the mobF gene encoding MobF family relaxase: protein MRVMSAGDGYKYLLRTVATGDGGRMLSTPLTRYYTEEGTPPGRWMGSAVTELGSGSITVGDEVSEEHLQRLIGQGRDPVTGQALGRQYRNYPTVAERIEHRTARLDAGLPVTARAEAVAAIEAEESARGARKAVAGFDFTFSIPKSASVLWAVADAGTQSLIADAHHAAVAELVVFIEREVAATRIGAAGRNGAVAQADVSGVIATAFDHYDSRACDPHLHTHVVISNKVQTVHDGKWRSLDGRPLHAATVALSELHEAVFADHLTRAFGVEWEARDMGRDRNPAWAVTTVPEKLVAEFSSRSRQIDQEKNRLIDECVARHGRQPSLATVIKLRAQATLATRPEKQVRSLADLTGDWRERASHLLGEDATGWARTITANDAPLLLRADDMPLDVIDSLARSVVGTVGEKRSTWRRWNLTAEAARQTMPYRFASTQDREAVVGMVVDAAERVSIRLTPPELASSPAIFRRPDDSSRFRPTASTVYSSPDILAAEDRLLQRARTLTAPTVPVEVIEKITRRPDRDGRLLADDQAGALASVAISGRSVDVLVGPAGAGKTTAMRALRTAWEQEYGRGSVVGLAPSAVAAQVLADDIGITTENTAKWWQDHQNTGASFRERQLVIVDEASLAGTLSLDRITEQAVEAGAKVLLVGDWAQLQSVTAGGAFSLLVHDRDDAPELVDVHRFINAWEKTASLDLRHGHSEAIDAYAEHDRITGGDTEAMIDAAYTAWRTDTLAGASTVLIADSNESVHALNQRARADLILDGTVDARREVALHGDAHAGVGDTIITRKNDRRLHTPRGWVRNGDRWTVTGIRNDGSITARRAGSRGTVILPTSYVSEHVDLGYAVTAHRAQGITTDTSHVLADPSTTRENFYVAMTRGRQKNLVYVATDRPDDSHSTRHPADDPDATARSVLYGVLQHVGAELSAHETITAEQEAWGSIAQLAAEYETIAQAAQHDRFVTLIRQSGLTRDEAEDTIQSDAFGALSAELRRAEANRHNIDALMPRLVAARGFSDADDIASVLHHRLARATVNPAGSGRTRKAPRLIAGLIPEAAGPMSTEMRKALTELRELIEHRVNAVLDQAINERQEWALVLGEEPDGAKTAAVWRRQARTVAAYRDRYGITTRTPLGPAPEGDAQKLDVARAKTALTRLRDLASTQGHDEQSRTPRREGASRGL, encoded by the coding sequence ATGCGGGTGATGTCCGCCGGCGACGGCTACAAGTACCTCCTGCGCACCGTCGCCACCGGTGACGGCGGCCGGATGCTCTCCACCCCGCTGACGAGGTACTACACCGAGGAAGGCACACCACCAGGGCGCTGGATGGGGTCAGCCGTCACCGAACTCGGCAGCGGAAGCATCACTGTCGGAGATGAGGTCTCCGAGGAGCATCTTCAACGTCTGATCGGCCAGGGCCGTGACCCCGTGACCGGCCAGGCGCTCGGCAGGCAGTACCGGAACTACCCGACCGTGGCCGAGCGCATCGAGCACCGCACCGCCCGTCTCGACGCGGGCCTCCCCGTGACCGCGCGTGCAGAGGCCGTCGCTGCGATCGAGGCTGAGGAGAGCGCACGGGGCGCACGGAAGGCGGTTGCGGGGTTCGATTTCACGTTCTCGATTCCGAAGTCCGCATCGGTGCTGTGGGCGGTTGCGGATGCGGGCACGCAATCGCTGATTGCGGACGCGCATCACGCGGCGGTTGCGGAGTTGGTTGTGTTCATCGAACGCGAGGTCGCTGCAACCCGGATCGGTGCAGCAGGACGCAATGGGGCTGTTGCGCAAGCCGATGTGTCCGGCGTGATCGCAACCGCATTCGATCACTACGACTCCCGCGCGTGTGACCCGCATCTGCATACGCATGTGGTGATCTCGAACAAGGTGCAGACCGTGCACGATGGCAAATGGCGCTCACTCGACGGCCGACCCCTCCACGCCGCCACCGTCGCGCTCTCCGAACTGCATGAGGCCGTGTTCGCGGATCATCTCACCCGCGCGTTCGGGGTCGAGTGGGAAGCACGAGATATGGGTCGTGACCGCAACCCGGCCTGGGCGGTCACGACGGTGCCGGAGAAACTGGTCGCTGAGTTCTCCTCCAGGTCCAGGCAGATTGATCAGGAGAAGAACCGCCTCATCGATGAGTGCGTTGCCCGGCACGGTCGGCAACCGTCGCTTGCAACGGTCATCAAGCTGCGTGCTCAGGCAACGTTGGCGACCAGACCGGAGAAGCAGGTTCGTTCCCTCGCGGATCTCACCGGCGATTGGCGGGAGCGTGCGTCGCACCTTCTCGGTGAAGACGCCACCGGCTGGGCTCGGACCATCACCGCGAATGACGCACCGCTGCTGTTGCGCGCTGACGATATGCCCTTGGACGTGATCGACTCACTGGCCCGCAGTGTCGTGGGGACTGTGGGTGAGAAACGGTCGACCTGGCGCAGATGGAACCTCACCGCCGAGGCCGCACGCCAGACCATGCCCTACCGGTTTGCCTCCACGCAGGATCGTGAGGCGGTGGTGGGGATGGTCGTCGATGCCGCAGAACGCGTCTCGATCCGTCTCACTCCGCCCGAGCTCGCATCCAGCCCGGCCATCTTCCGCCGCCCTGATGACAGCAGCAGGTTCCGGCCGACCGCTTCTACGGTGTACTCCTCACCGGACATTCTGGCGGCCGAAGACCGGCTCCTTCAGCGCGCACGTACCCTGACTGCTCCGACGGTTCCCGTGGAGGTGATCGAGAAGATCACCCGCCGCCCGGACCGTGACGGCCGTCTCCTCGCTGACGACCAAGCTGGGGCGCTGGCCAGTGTGGCGATCTCAGGCCGATCCGTTGATGTGTTGGTCGGCCCCGCAGGGGCAGGCAAAACCACCGCCATGCGCGCGCTACGTACCGCTTGGGAGCAGGAATATGGGCGCGGCAGTGTCGTAGGGTTGGCGCCGTCTGCGGTCGCAGCGCAAGTCCTCGCCGATGATATTGGGATCACGACGGAGAACACCGCGAAGTGGTGGCAAGACCACCAGAACACGGGAGCATCCTTCCGCGAAAGGCAGTTGGTGATCGTGGATGAAGCCTCCCTCGCTGGCACGCTCTCCCTGGATCGCATCACCGAGCAAGCCGTCGAGGCGGGTGCGAAAGTGCTGCTCGTGGGCGACTGGGCGCAGCTGCAATCCGTCACCGCCGGCGGCGCATTCTCCCTCCTCGTCCACGACCGCGACGACGCACCCGAACTGGTCGACGTGCATCGCTTCATCAACGCATGGGAGAAGACCGCATCCCTCGACCTCCGCCACGGACACAGCGAAGCAATCGACGCCTACGCCGAACATGACCGCATCACCGGCGGCGACACCGAGGCGATGATCGACGCCGCCTACACTGCCTGGCGCACCGACACACTCGCGGGCGCTTCAACGGTGTTGATTGCGGACTCGAACGAATCCGTCCATGCGCTGAACCAGCGTGCCCGCGCCGATCTCATCCTCGATGGCACCGTGGATGCCCGGCGTGAAGTCGCCCTCCACGGTGATGCTCATGCCGGGGTCGGTGACACGATCATCACCCGCAAGAACGACCGACGCCTGCACACCCCGCGCGGGTGGGTACGCAACGGTGACCGCTGGACCGTGACCGGCATCCGAAACGACGGATCAATCACTGCCCGCCGCGCTGGCAGCCGCGGCACCGTAATCCTCCCGACTAGCTACGTCTCCGAGCACGTTGACCTCGGCTACGCCGTCACCGCCCACCGTGCTCAGGGCATCACGACCGACACCTCACACGTGCTCGCCGACCCATCTACGACGCGCGAGAACTTCTACGTTGCAATGACCCGCGGCCGCCAGAAGAACCTTGTCTACGTCGCTACCGACCGACCAGACGACAGTCACTCCACTCGGCATCCTGCGGATGATCCGGATGCGACCGCGCGGAGCGTGCTCTACGGGGTACTGCAACACGTCGGGGCCGAACTCTCCGCGCACGAGACGATCACCGCTGAACAAGAAGCCTGGGGTTCGATCGCGCAGCTCGCGGCGGAGTACGAGACGATCGCGCAAGCCGCCCAACACGACCGCTTCGTCACCCTTATCCGTCAATCCGGCCTCACCCGAGACGAGGCAGAAGACACAATCCAATCTGACGCGTTCGGTGCCCTTTCCGCTGAACTCCGGCGCGCAGAAGCGAACCGCCACAACATCGACGCCCTTATGCCGCGCCTCGTCGCAGCGCGCGGGTTCAGCGACGCGGACGACATCGCTTCCGTGCTCCACCATCGTCTCGCCCGTGCGACCGTCAATCCCGCAGGGTCCGGCCGCACCCGCAAAGCGCCGCGCTTGATCGCAGGCTTGATTCCTGAGGCCGCAGGACCAATGAGCACCGAAATGCGGAAGGCACTCACTGAACTACGTGAGCTCATCGAACACCGCGTAAACGCCGTCCTTGACCAAGCCATCAACGAACGCCAGGAATGGGCACTCGTACTGGGCGAGGAACCCGACGGCGCGAAGACCGCCGCCGTGTGGCGACGGCAAGCCCGGACGGTCGCCGCATACCGGGACCGTTACGGCATCACCACGCGCACACCCCTCGGCCCGGCGCCCGAGGGCGACGCGCAGAAGCTCGACGTCGCACGGGCGAAAACCGCATTGACAAGGCTCCGTGACCTCGCCAGCACCCAGGGACATGACGAGCAGTCACGGACTCCGCGGCGTGAGGGAGCGAGTCGGGGTCTGTAA